The DNA sequence CGGTCGAGGTCGTGGGCAGTTCCACCACAAACTCCACCGCCCCCGGCGCCTTGTACCGCGCGATGCGGGCCCGGACGTGGTCGATCAGATCGACTGCCGCCACGTCGGCCCCGTCCGCGAGCACGACGAAGGCCTTCGGCCGTTCCCCCCATTTCTCGTCGGGCACCCCGACGACGGCCACATCGCGCACCGCCGGGTGCGTCAGCAGCGCCTGCTCCACCTCGATGGTCGAGATGTTCTCGCCGCCGGAGACGACGACGTCCTTGGCGCGGTCGAGGATCTGCACGTACCCGTCGGGGTGCATGACCGCCAGGTCCCCCGAGTGGAACCATCCGCCGCGGAACGCCTCGGCCGTCGCCTCGTCGCCGCGGAAGTAGCCCTTCATCACGCCATTGCCCCGCATGACGATCTCGCCCATCGTGGCGCCGTCGCGTGGCACGTCCACCAGTTCGTCCCCCGGACGCTGTTCGACGACCCGCATCCGGTCCCCGCTCACCATGCCGATGCCCTGGCGCGCCATGAGCGCGGCACGCTCGTCCGCGGGCAGCCCCGCCCACGCCGGCTGCGGCTCGCACGACGAGTAGGGCCCGTACGTCTCGGTGAGCCCGTAAACGTGGACGACGGTGATGCCGAGGGCCTCGAACTTCGCGATGATCGTCGGCGACGGCGGCGCCCCCGCCGTCACCATCGACAACGCGCCGCCCATCGGGCGCGCGTCGGAGGACGCCGCCATCGTGTTGAGAACGGTGGGCGCACCGGCCATGCGCGTGATGCGTTCCTCGCCGATGAGCCGCCAGACGTCTTCGCCGCGCACGGCACGCAGGCACACGTGCGTTCCGGAGACCGCCGTGAGCGCCCACGTGGTGCACCAGCCGTTGCAGTGGAACATCGGCAGCGTCCACAGGTACCGGGTGAGCGGCGCGAGGTCCTGCGTGACCACCTCGCCCAGCGCGTTCAGATACGCGCCCCGGTGCGTGTACATCACGCCCTTGGGCCGGCCGGTGGTGCCCGAGGTGTAGTTGACCGCGATGGTCGCGGTCTCGTCGTCCACCTCCCACGCGTACGGCGCCGCCGGGGCCAGTGCGATCCAGTCGGCGTACGCCTCGACCCGGTCCGCACCCGGGCCACCGCCGGTCCGGAGTGCGCCGGGGCCGCCGCCGGCGTCCGGGTGCACCACGACGGCACCCACTCCGTCCGGGACCCCCGCCGCCACCACGGGTGCGAGCAGTTCGGCGTCGCCGAACAGGAAGCGAGCCCCGGAATGCTCGAGGATGTACCGGACCTCGGGCACGGCCAGCCGGGTGTTCATCATCACCAGTACGCCGCCGGCCAGCGGCACCGCGTAATGCGCGATCAGTGCTTCGGCACTGTTGGGCGCGAGCACCGCCACGGTCTCCCCGGCGGCGAGGCCCCGGGCGCGCAGGCCCGCCGCCAGGCGTTGCACGGTGTCCGCCATCTCACGATGGCTGAACCGCCGCGGTCCGTCGACGATCGCCTCGGCATCCGGGTGCGCCTCGAGCGAGCGCTCCAGGAATCGCAGCGGGGTGAGCGGTGTGTCCAGGCCGGCCATGACGACTCCTCGATCTCAGCGGGTGTTCGCTACCTGCACTGTGATCCTCGGCACGCGCATTGTCACCCCCCGGTCGGGGTCATTCCGAGCGGTCCGCTCCCGCCCGCGGCGCCACGCCGCTCAGGCCCGGTCGGCGACGGGGTTGCGCAGCAGGCCGATGCCGTCGACCGCCACGCCCACCGTCTGCCCGGCCGACATCGGCCCCACCCCGGCGGGCGTGCCCGTGAGGATGACGTCGCCGGGCAGCAAGGTCATCACGTCCGAGATCCAGGCGATGAGGGTCGGGATGTCATGCAGCAGCAGCGACGTGTTCGAGTCCTGCACCACCTCCCCGTCGAGCGTCGTGCGCAGGCGCACCGCGGAGGCGTCGAGGTCGGTTTCGATCCAGGGGCCCATGGGGCAGAACGAGTCGTGCCCCTTGGCGCGGGTCCACTGGCCGTCGTGGCGCTGCTGGTCGCGGGCGGTGACGTCGTTGGCGCAGGTGTACCCCAGCACCACCTCCAGCGCACGCTCGGCCGGCACCGACTTGGCCACCTGGCCGATGACGACGGCGAGTTCGCCCTCGTAGTGGACCTCCTGGGAGGTCGGCGGCCGGTTGATCGGCACGTCCGGCCCGATGATCGAGGTGGACGGCTTGATGAAGATCACCGGGTCCGCCGGTGGCTCGCTGCCCATCTCGGCAGCGTGGTCTGCGTAGTTCTTGCCGACGCAGATGACCTTGCTGGCGAGGATCGGCGCCAGCAGCCGGACCTCCGCCAGCGACCAGCTGCGGCCGGTGAACGTGGGGGTGCCGAACGGGTGGTCCTTGATCTCGTGCGCGCGCATCTCGGCGGGCACGCGGCCGCTGGTCATGTCCACGTCGCCGTCGTCGATCTTGACGAAGGCGACACCGTCCGTGCTGATCACTCGTCCCAGTCGCATGCGCTCATCCTAACGGCGTCCCACCGGACGGCGTACGACGGCGACGGCCCGCCCCCGATCGTGCCGGGGGCGGGCCGTCGCCGTGCCGCAGAAGCGGTCGCCGCGCCTCAGATGCGCGCGATGATGCGTTCGCCCGTCTCCGCGGTGCCCGCGGACCCCGTGCGCTCGCGCAGGTCCGCGGCGACGGCCTGCTCGATGCGTGCGGACTCCTCGGTGCGTCCGAGGTGTTCGAGCAGCAGTGAGGCCGACAGGATCGCGGCGGTGGGGTCGGCCTTGTCCTGACCGGCGATGTCCGGAGCACTGCCGTGCACCGGCTCGAACATGCTCGGATTGGTGCCTGTGGCGTCGATGTTGCCGCTGGCCGCCAGCCCGATGCCGCCACTGACCGCGGCCGCGAGGTCGGTGATGATGTCCCCGAACAGGTTGTCGGTGACGATCACGTCGAACCGTCCCGGGTCGGTCACCATGTGGATGGTGGCGGCGTCGACGTGCATGTACGCCCGCTCCACATCCGGGTACTCGGCGCCGACCTCCTCGACCGTGCGGGTCCACAACGTGCCCGCGTAGGCCAGCACGTTGTTCTTGTGCACCAACGTGAGGCGTCCCCGGCGCGCGGACGCCTTCTCGAACGCGTAGCGCACCACGCGCTCCACACCGAACCGGGTGTTGGTGCTGACCTCGGTGGCGACCTCGTGCGGCGTATCCACCCGGATGGCGCCGCCCGTGCCGGTGTAGGGCCCCTCGGTGCCCTCGCGGACGACGAGGAAGTCGATCGTCGGCGTCCCGGACAGCGGGCTCGTCACGCCCGCGTACAGCTTGGACGGGCGCAGGTTCACGTGGTGGTCCAGCGCGAACCGCGTATTGAGCAGCAGGCCGCGCTCGAGCACGCCGCTGGGCACGGACGGGTCGCCGATCGCGCCGAGCAGGATCGCGTCGTGCCCGCGGATCTCGTCGAGCACGCCGTCCGGCATGAGCTCCCCGGTGCGGTGATACCGCTGGGCGCCCAGGTCGTACTCGGTGGTCTCCACGCCCGGAACCACGGTACGCAGCGCCCCCAGGGCCTGGCCGACCACCTCGGGGCCGATCCCGTCGCCTGCGATGACGGCGAGTTTCATCGTTTCCTCACTTCGCATGGTCCGCGGAGCACCGGGCGGCGCGCCGCGTATTCGTCAGTAGGACACGCCGCCGGTCCGCGGCGGCAGCGGTGGGCGCGGGCCGGCCCCGCCGCGTCGTCAGGACAGCTCGACCTGCTCGACGCGGGAGGCGGACACGGCGTCCTTGAGGCCGGTGAGCACGTCGTCGGACGCCGTCTCGGAGAGCCGCAGGATGATCGTGGCACCGGTGCCCTCCGCGTCGTGCGAGAGGGCCGCGGCCTGGATGTCGATGCCCGCGTCGCCCAGCACCGTGCCGATCTTGCCCAGCGCGCCCGGGGCGTCCGCGTAGCTGATGAGCACGTTGTTGCCCTCGGCGCGGATGTCGAAGCTGCGGCCGTTGATCCTGACCAGCTTCTCCACCTGCTGCAGCCCAGTGAGCGCGCCCGCCACCGACACCACGCCGCCGTCCGCCGTGACGGCCTTGACCTCCACCACGCTGCGGTGCGTGCTGCTCTCGGTGTGCGTGTCCACGCTGACGGTGACGCCGCGCTGCTCGGCCATCTGCGGCGCGTTGACGAAGGTGACCGCGTCGTCGGTGATCGCCGAGAACATGCCGCGCAGCGCGGCGAGCCCGAGGATCTCGACGGTGGCGGAGGACAGCTCGCCGCGCACGTCCACCTGCACCGTGCTGGGCGCGCCCTCCGAGAGGATCCCGGCGACCAGGCCGAGCTTGCGCACCAGCTCGAGCCAGGGCGAGACCTCCTCGCCCACAGGGCCTCCGGAGACGTTGACGGCGTCGGGGACGAACTCGCCGGCCAGCGCCAGCAGCACGGACTTGGCGACGTCCGTGCCCGCGCGGTCCTGCGCCTCCGCGGTGGACGCGCCCAGGTGCGGGGTCACCACCACCTGGTCCAGGGCGAACAGCGGGGAATCCGTGCACGGCTCGGTGGCGTAGACGTCGAATCCGGCGCCGCGCACCCGCCCGGAGACGATGGCGTCGTGCAGGGCGTCCTCGTCGATGAGGCCGCCGCGCGCGGCGTTGACGATGATGGCGCCCTCCTTGATGCCCGCCAGCTGCTCCGCGCCGATGAGGCCCTTGGTCTCCGGCGTCTTCGGCAGGTGCACGGTGATCATGTCCGCGCGCGCGAGGAGCTCGTCCAGGCTGAGCAGTTCGATCCCGAGCTGCGCGGCGCGCGCGGCCGGCAGGTAGGGGTCGTAGGCGACGATCTTGGTTTCGAACGCCGCCAGCCGCTGCGCCACCAGCTGGCCGATGCGCCCGAGGCCGACGATGCCGACGGTCTTGTCGAGCAGCTCGACGCCGTTGAAGCTGCTGCGCTTCCACTCACCGTCGCGCAGCGTCTTGTCCGCCGCAGGAATCTGCCGCGCCGTGGACATGAGCAGCGCGATCGCGTGCTCCGCCGCGGAATGGATGTTGGAGGTGGGCGCGTTGACCACCATCACGCCGCGCTCGGTGGCGGCGGGGATGTCGACGTTGTCCAGGCCCACCCCGGCGCGTCCCACGATCTTCAGGTTGGGGGCCGCGGCGAGCACCTCGGCATCCACCGTCGTCGCGGAGCGCACCAGCAGCGCGTCCGCATCCGGGACCGCGGCGAGCAGCTCGGGCCGATGGGGACCATCGACCCAGCGGACCTCGACATCTCCCCCGAGCGCCTCGACGGTCGACTGGGCCAGCTTGTCTGCGATCAGGACTACGGGACGGCCTGACTGGGTCACGGGTGTGTCTCCCCTGCGGTAGTGGAATATCTGGACCGCCCCAGCTTACGGCCCCGTGGCCGCAGTCCCGACGTCGCATCCGGCGCCGCCCGCCGCCGCGCGCCTCTTGTAGCGGTGACACGGATTGTGCTCCCATACGATGGCACCATCCGCGACGAATGCGGACCGGTCGAGACGAGGGGATCACCCGTGCACGTTCTTTCCCGCACACACAACCCGCGCTTCCGCGCGCGCACGGCGCGTCCGCACCGGATGCGCAGGGCGTGGACGGCCGCGGCCGCGGCGGTCGTCACGGCGGCATCGGCGGTCTCGCTGGCCGCGCCCGCCACGGCCGCACCGGCCCAGGCGGTATTGGGCGGCGGCTCCGGGATCCTCCTGGTGGACGGGGCGGGCGACATCGCGGCATGCACGCTCACGACGATCGGGCAGGACGGCGGCGGCCGGCTCGTGGGCCTCACCGCCGGGCACTGCGGCGACCCGGGCGACGCGGTGGTGCCGGAGTTCGGCTGGGACGGCACACCGGTCGGCACGATCGTCGACGAGTACCCGGCGCTCGACGTCGCCGTCGTGCAGTTCGACCCCGCGTTGGTCGTCCCCGTCAACGAGGTGGGCGGCATCACGATCACGCGCACCGGCAGCCCCGTCAACTTTCCCGGCGTCGCCTGCAAGGACGGGCGCACCACCGGCGTCACGTGCGGCGTCACCTGGCTCACCGACACCGTGCGGCACGAGACCTGGACCCAGATCTGCGTCATGGAGGGCGATTCCGGCGCGCCCGTGGTGGTCGGCACGACCCTCGTCGGCATGGTCAACGCCTTCATCCAGGTGCCCTGCCTGAGCCCCACCGTGGGCACCACCATGGTCGCGGCGCTGGACGCGATCAACGCCGCCGGCGGTGTCGGCGCCGGGTTCCGGCCCATCTGACCGGCACGCACGGTCACGCACGGTCACGGACCGGGAACCTCCGCAAACGACGACGCCGCCCGCCCCCACTGCCGGGGGCGGGCGGCGTCGACTGCGCGCGGTGCGCCTGCGTCCGCGCGCGGAGGGGCGTCAGGCCGTCTCGGTGATGGGGCGGTCGACCCAGCTCATGAGGCTGCGCAGCTTGCCGCCGACGACCTCGATCTGGTGCTCGGCGTTCTCCTTGCGCAGCGCCTCGAGCTCCTTGTTGCCGCCCTCGACGTTGGCGACGAGGCGCTTGACGAACTCGCCCGACTGGATGTCGGCGAGCACCTCGCGCATGCGCTCCTTGGTGGACTCGTCGATGACGCGCGGACCGGACAGGTAGCCGCCGAACTCCGCGGTGTCGGACACCGAGTAGTTCATCCGCGCGATGCCGCCCTCGTACATCAGGTCGACGATGAGCTTGAGCTCGTGCAGCACCTCGAAGTAGGCCATCTCCGGCGCGTAGCCGGCCTCGACCATCACCTCGAAGCCGGTCTGCACCAGCTTCTCCGTGCCGCCGCACAGCACCGCCTGCTCGCCGAACAGGTCGGTCTCGGTCTCTTCCTTGAAGGTGGTCTTGATCGTGCCGGCGCGCGTGCCGCCGATGCCCCGGGCGTAGGACAGGCACAGCGCCTGGCCCTCACCCTTGGGGTCCTGCTGGACGGCGATGAGGCAGGGGACGCCCTTGCCGTCGACGAACTGGCGGCGCACCAGGTGGCCGGGACCCTTGGGCGCGACCATGCCGATGGTGATGTTCGCCGCCGGCTTGATCAGCTCGAAGTGGATGTTGAGGCCGTGCCCGAACAGCAGCGCGTCGCCGTCCTTGAGGTTGGGCTCGATGTCATTGGTGAAGATCGACGCCTGCGCGGTGTCCGGCGCGAGCAGCATGATGACGTCGGCCCACGCGCTGACCTCCGCGGGGGTGCCGACCGTGAGCCCCTGCTCCTCCGCCTTGGCCCGCGACTTGGACCCCTCCTTGAGGCCGATGCGCACGTCCACGCCGGAGTCGCGCAGGCTCAGCGAGTGCGCGTGCCCCTGGCTGCCGTGGCCGATCACAGCGACCTTGCGGCCCTGGATGATCGACAGATCGGCATCGTCGTCGTAGAAGATCTCGACTGCCACGTTGATTTCCCTTCATAGAGTGTTCGGCGGTGCTGCCAGTGCCGAGGACGAGCATTGTGCGTGCGGTGCGTGACCGGAGTCTCCGGCCGTGTACCGGTGAATCTATCGGGTCGCCGTGATCGACTTGGGGCCGCGGCCCACCGCGACCACCCCGGACTGGACGATCTCGCGGATGCCGTAGTCGTCGAGCATCCGCATCAAGGCCTCGAGTTTGTCGCGCGTGCCGGTGGCCTCGATGGTGAGCGCCTCCGGCGACGCGTCGATGACCTTGGCGCGGAACAGGCCCACCGCCTCGATCACCTGTGAGCGCACGGTGGCGTCGGCGCGGACCTTGATCATCACGAGCTCGCGGGCCACCGAGTTGGCCGGGTCCTGCTCGACGATCTTGATGACGTTGACGAGCTTGTTGAGCTGCTTGGTCACCTGCTCGAGCGGGAAGTCCTCGACCGTCACGACGATCGTCATCCGTGAGATGCCCGGCACCTCGGTGCTGCCGACCGCGAGCGAGGCGATGTTGTAGCCGCGCCGCGAGAACAGCGACGACACGCGCGCGAGCACGCCCGGCTTGTCCTCGACCAGGACGCTCAGCGTGTGGGTGGTGCTCACTTGTCGGTTCCCTCCGTCTCGGTCTGCGCCGTCTCGCCGCCGGCGGCGGTGAGCCGGTGCCGATCCTGCGCCTCGGCGGCCGCCTCGATGGCGGCCGGCTCCGCGGTCTCGTCGTCGTCGAACAGCGGCCGGATGTCGCGGGCCGCCATGATCTGGTCGTTCCCGGTGCCGGAGGCGACCATCGGCCACACCTGGGCGTCGGCGCCCACGATGAAGTCGATGACCACCGGGCGGTCGTCGATGGCGCGGGCCTGCGCGATCACCGCCTCGACGTCCTCCTCGCGTTCGCACCGCAGTCCCACGCAGCCCAGCGCCTCGGCGAGGGCGACGAAATCGGGGATGCGCCGCGAGTGCGTGGCCAGGTCGGTGTTGGAGTACCGCTCCTCGTAGAAGAGCGTCTGCCACTGGCGGACCATGCCCAGGTTGCCGTTGTTGATCAGCGCGACCTTGATCGGCACCCCCTCGATGGCGGCGGTGGCCAGCTCCTGGTTGGTCATCTGGAAGCAGCCGTCGCCGTCGATGGCCCACACCTCGGTGTCCGGCATGCCCATCTTGGCGCCGAGCGCCGCCGGGATGGCGTAGCCCATGGTCCCCAGACCGCCCGAGTTGAGCCACGTGCGCGGCTTCTCGTAGTGCACGAACTGCGCGGCCCACATCTGGTGCTGCCCCACGCCGGCCACGTAGACGGCGTCCGGACCGGCGGCCTTGCCGACCGCCTCGATGACGTACTCGGGGGACAGCGCGCCGTCGGCCGGCCGGTCGTAGCTCAACGGGTACGTCGCCCGCAGGCCGTCGAGGTAGGCCCACCACTCGGACAGGTCCGGCGCGGGCGCGGACGTGCGCTCCTCGCGGATGGCGCGCAGCAGCTCGACGATCACCTCGCGGCAGTCGCCGACGATGGGGACGTCCGCGTGCCGGTTCTTGCCGATCTCGGCCGGATCGATGTCCGCGTGGACCACCTTGGCATGCGGCGCGAACGAATCGAGCTTGCCGGTGACGCGGTCGTCGAACCGGGCGCCGAGGGTGACGAGCAGGTCTGCGCGCTGCAGCGCCGCCACCGCGGACACGGCCCCGTGCATGCCGGGCATGCCGCAGTGCTGGGGGTGGCTGTCCGGGAAGGCGCCGCGCGCCATGAGCGTGGTGACCACGGGGATGCCGGTGAGCTCGGCCAGCTCCAGCAGTTCCGCCGAGGCCTCCGCCTTGATGATGCCGCCGCCCACGTAGAGCACGGGCGCCTTGGCGGCGGCGATGAGCCGCGCCGCCTCCCGCACCTGCTTGACGTGGGGTTTGGTGACCGGGCGGTACCCGGGCAGGTTCATCTCCGGTGGCCAGATGAAGGTGGTCTGCGCCTGCAGCACGTCCTTGGGAATGTCCACGAGCACCGCACCCGGCCGGCCCGACGACGCGATGTGGAACGCCTCGGCGATCACCCGGGGGATGTCCGCCGCGTCGCCGATGAGGAAGTTGTGCTTGGTCACGGGCATGGTGATTCCCGCGATGTCGGCCTCCTGGAACCCGTCGCTGCCGATGAGGGTCCGCGCCACCTGGCCGGTGATCGCCACCACCGGCACCGAGTCCATCTGCGCGTCCGCCAACGGGGTCACCAGGTTGGTCGCGCCCGGCCCGGACGTCGCCATGCACACTCCGACGCGACCCGTGGCCTGGGCGAACCCCGTGGCCGCGTGGCCGGCGCCCTGCTCATGCCGGACGAGGACGTGGCGCACGCGCTGCGAGTCGAACAGCGGATCGTAGACCGGCAGGATCGCACCGCCCGGAATGCCGAAGACCGTGTCGACGCCGAGCTCCTCGAGCGACCGGACGACCGACTGCGCGCCGGTCACGATCTCCGGGGGCACGGTGCGGCGGCCGGAGACCGCCGCGGCGGTCTCCTGGGCGGCGACGAGCGTGCCGTCGGACGTCGAATCATCGGCACTGGTGGACGTGGCCTTCCGCGGCTGCGGCTGCGGCCGCGCGGTGGGTGCGCTCACTGCATGCTTCCTCTGGTCGGGCCCGCCGCGCAGTGTTTCCGTGCGCGGGGACGGGGGTGGTCGGTGCTGGGGACAACAAAAAACCCCCGCCAGCAGAAGCTGCTGTACGAGGGTGGCGCGTCGAAGCGGGAACGGCTCAGGTGACTGGTCGGTTCACGCTTGGCCGCGCCAGCCGATTACGAGCAATTCCGAGTGCTTCATGCCCATGACAGTATGCGCGCAGCGGGCGCATAGTCAACTCCAGCGGCATCGAAGGACGACCGGGCGTGCCGGACGCCATCTGCTACCGAACCCGCACGAGGGGTGTCCCATGGTGAGGGAGCCCGAGGCCGGGATGCGAGGATCGGGATCGTGTCGCCCTCGCATGACGTTCCCCCCGATGATACCCCGGCGGAAGAACAGCCCCCCGCCGCTCCCGCGCCCGCGGTGTTCCGCATCCCCGGCAGCGGCTACTTCGTCGTCGCCTGCCTGGCCGCCCTCATCCTCATCCCCGTCCTGAACTGGCCGGCCTACACGGGCTGGCTGCTGCTCATTCCGGTATTCCTCGCGTGGTGGGTGGCGCGCATGCGCACCACCGTCTCGCCCGCCGGGGCGGAGGTCCGCACCACCACCGGCCACCGATCCGTGCCGTGGGACCAGGTGCGCGGCGTCGTGTTCCCGCACCCGCGGGTGTTCGGCATCAGCTGGGCGCGCGCGTATCTGCGCGACGGGACGGTGGTGCGGCTGTCCGCCGTCACCTGGAACGACATCCCACGGGTCTCGCAGGCCAGCGGAGGGCGCCTCCCCGACCCCACCGTGCTGCGCTCGCAGGCGCCGGCCGACGACCCCGGCGACGACGCCCCGGCCCGCGCCGACCGGGTCGAAGAGGACCCCGAGTAACCTCCGCAGCGGGCCATCACACCCCGCGAGACGCCCCGGGTCCCGGGACGCCCCGGGTTCCAGAACGACGAGCCACGAGACGACGAGGTCGAGCATGCCACCACTCCGCTCCAGAACCACCACCGCCGGCCGCGGGGCCGCGGGCGCCCGCGCCCTGTGGCGCGCCACCGGAATGACCGATTCGGACTTCGGCAAGCCCATCGTCGCGATCGCCAACTCCTACACCCAGTTCGTCCCCGGCCACGTGCACCTCAAGGACGTCGGCGAGATCGTCGCCGAGGCGGTGCGCGCCGCCGGCGGCGTGGCCAAGGAGTTCAACACGATCGCCGTGGACGACGGCATCGCCATGGGCCACGGCGGCATGCTCTACTCGCTGCCCAGCCGCGAGATCATCGCCGACTCGGTCGAGTACATGGTCAATGCGCACACCGCCGACGCCCTCGTGTGCATCTCCAACTGCGACAAGATCACCCCCGGCATGCTCAACGCCGCGATGCGCCTGAACATCCCCACCGTCTTCGTCTCCGGCGGCCCCATGGAAGCCGGCAAGGCGGTGGTGGTCGACGGCGTGGCGCAGGCGCCCACGGACCTGATCACCGCGATCTCCGCGAGCGCCAGCGACGCCGTCGACGACGCCGGCCTGGCCGAAGTCGAGGCGTCCGCGTGCCCCACCTGCGGGTCGTGCTCGGGGATGTTCACCGCCAACTCCATGAACTGCCTCACCGAGGCGCTCGGCCTCGCCCTGCCCGGCAACGGCTCCACGCTCGCGACGCACGCCGCGCGCCGAGCGCTGTTCACGGACGCCGGCCGCACCGTCGTCGACATCGCCCGGCGCTACTACGGCGACGACGACGAGTCCGTCCTGCCCCGCTCCGTCGCCTCGCGCGAGGCCTTCGCCAACGCCATGTCGCTGGACGTGGCCATGGGCGGGTCCACGAACACCGTGCTGCACATCCTCGCCGCCGCGCAGGAGGGCGAGATCGACTTCGACCTCGACGACATCGACGCCATCAGCCGCCGCGTGCCGTGCCTGTCCAAGGTGGCCCCGAACTCCGACTACCACATGGAGGACGTGCACCGGGCCGGCGGAATCCCCGCGCTGCTGGGCGAACTGCACCGGGCGGGCCTGCTCAGCAAGGACGTGAGCACGGTCCACACCCCCACCGTCGACCAGTGGCTGGGCGCCTGGGACATCCGCTCCGGCACCGCCACCGACGAGGCGCTCGAGATCTTCCACGCCGCGCCCGGCGGGGTGCGCACCACCACGCCGTTCTCCACCGACAACCGGTGGTCGTCACTCGACACCGACGCCGCGGGCGGCTGCATCCGCGACCTCGCGCACGCGTACACCGCCGAGGGCGGGCTGTGCGTGCTGCGCGGCAACATCGCCGAGAACGGCGCGGTGCTCAAGACCGCCGGCATCGACGAGGACCTGTTCAGCTTCACCGGGCCCGCGCACGTCGTCGAGTCGCAGGAGGAGGCGGTCTCCGAGATCCTCAGCAAGAAGGTCATGCCCGGCGAGGTCGTCGTGGTGCGCTACGAGGGTCCGGCGGGCGGCCCCGGCATGCAGGAGATGCTCCACCCCACGTCGTTCCTCAAGGGGCTCGGTCTGGGCAAGGTGTGCGCGCTCATCACCGACGGCCGCTTCTCCGGCGGCACCTCGGGCCTCTCCATCGGGCACGTCTCCCCCGAGGCGGCTGCGGGCGGTGCCATCGGCCTGATCGAGAACGGCGATCAGATCCGCATCGACGTCGCCTCCCGCACGCTCGAGGTGCTCGTCGCCGACGAGGAGCTGGCCCGCCGCCGCGCAGCCATGGAGGCCTCCGAACAGCCGTGGACGCCCGTCGGCCGCGAGCGGACGGTCACCAAGGCGCTGCGCGCCTACGCCACGATGGCCTCGTCGGCCGACAAGGGCGCGGTGCGCATCGTCGACTGAGGCGCCGACCCCGGGACGCCGAAACGGCGCGCAGCCCCTCCCCGCCGGGAGGGGCTGCGCGCCGTTTCAGGCCACGGGCGTCAGCCGAAGGGGTTGGCCCCGTTGAAGACCACCCAGATCACCACGCCGGCCGCGACGCCGAGCAGAAGGA is a window from the Tomitella gaofuii genome containing:
- a CDS encoding PH domain-containing protein; amino-acid sequence: MSPSHDVPPDDTPAEEQPPAAPAPAVFRIPGSGYFVVACLAALILIPVLNWPAYTGWLLLIPVFLAWWVARMRTTVSPAGAEVRTTTGHRSVPWDQVRGVVFPHPRVFGISWARAYLRDGTVVRLSAVTWNDIPRVSQASGGRLPDPTVLRSQAPADDPGDDAPARADRVEEDPE
- a CDS encoding acetolactate synthase large subunit yields the protein MSAPTARPQPQPRKATSTSADDSTSDGTLVAAQETAAAVSGRRTVPPEIVTGAQSVVRSLEELGVDTVFGIPGGAILPVYDPLFDSQRVRHVLVRHEQGAGHAATGFAQATGRVGVCMATSGPGATNLVTPLADAQMDSVPVVAITGQVARTLIGSDGFQEADIAGITMPVTKHNFLIGDAADIPRVIAEAFHIASSGRPGAVLVDIPKDVLQAQTTFIWPPEMNLPGYRPVTKPHVKQVREAARLIAAAKAPVLYVGGGIIKAEASAELLELAELTGIPVVTTLMARGAFPDSHPQHCGMPGMHGAVSAVAALQRADLLVTLGARFDDRVTGKLDSFAPHAKVVHADIDPAEIGKNRHADVPIVGDCREVIVELLRAIREERTSAPAPDLSEWWAYLDGLRATYPLSYDRPADGALSPEYVIEAVGKAAGPDAVYVAGVGQHQMWAAQFVHYEKPRTWLNSGGLGTMGYAIPAALGAKMGMPDTEVWAIDGDGCFQMTNQELATAAIEGVPIKVALINNGNLGMVRQWQTLFYEERYSNTDLATHSRRIPDFVALAEALGCVGLRCEREEDVEAVIAQARAIDDRPVVIDFIVGADAQVWPMVASGTGNDQIMAARDIRPLFDDDETAEPAAIEAAAEAQDRHRLTAAGGETAQTETEGTDK
- the ilvD gene encoding dihydroxy-acid dehydratase, with the protein product MPPLRSRTTTAGRGAAGARALWRATGMTDSDFGKPIVAIANSYTQFVPGHVHLKDVGEIVAEAVRAAGGVAKEFNTIAVDDGIAMGHGGMLYSLPSREIIADSVEYMVNAHTADALVCISNCDKITPGMLNAAMRLNIPTVFVSGGPMEAGKAVVVDGVAQAPTDLITAISASASDAVDDAGLAEVEASACPTCGSCSGMFTANSMNCLTEALGLALPGNGSTLATHAARRALFTDAGRTVVDIARRYYGDDDESVLPRSVASREAFANAMSLDVAMGGSTNTVLHILAAAQEGEIDFDLDDIDAISRRVPCLSKVAPNSDYHMEDVHRAGGIPALLGELHRAGLLSKDVSTVHTPTVDQWLGAWDIRSGTATDEALEIFHAAPGGVRTTTPFSTDNRWSSLDTDAAGGCIRDLAHAYTAEGGLCVLRGNIAENGAVLKTAGIDEDLFSFTGPAHVVESQEEAVSEILSKKVMPGEVVVVRYEGPAGGPGMQEMLHPTSFLKGLGLGKVCALITDGRFSGGTSGLSIGHVSPEAAAGGAIGLIENGDQIRIDVASRTLEVLVADEELARRRAAMEASEQPWTPVGRERTVTKALRAYATMASSADKGAVRIVD